One window of Ictalurus punctatus breed USDA103 chromosome 22, Coco_2.0, whole genome shotgun sequence genomic DNA carries:
- the kat6a gene encoding histone acetyltransferase KAT6A isoform X2, which translates to MVKLANPLYTAWILEAIKKVKKQKQRPSEERICNAVSTSHGLDRQTVLEQLELSVQDGTVLKVSNKGLNSYKDPDNPGRLVPPKPKGGVSTGGSGASKKAALDWNKLIRRALEGLHESGGSSLRSIERFLKCQADVASQLTGTAAPRIFHQQLRLALKRAVGHGRVLKHGPLFRLASSNDGSDAGDGRVALESLPPVRPLPHEKDRPVAEPIPICSFCLGTKEQNRVKEPEELISCADCGNSGHPSCLKFSPELTARVKALWWQCIECKTCSSCQDQGKNAENLLLCDSCDRGFHMECCDPPLTRMPKGMWICQICRPRKKGRNVLHEKAAQIKRRYNAPLSRQKGRHINRCEILLWKKPGRPFKKLRGSGRGRRRRGPGASHSRGSASPHSSSSSSCDGYLGEGYPGDDRLLFSRRDDEDESQGAARFNRKTKGLIDALSKFFTPSPDGRKSRTESLDYAEQHRIRKKSGRKSDAHQRAGDNQDCSDDWKEDEEKLPGHENLTEKDMELFRHIQELALQKVGVTGPPDPQMRCPAVIEFGKYEIQTWYSSPYPQEYSRLPKLYLCEFCLRYMKSRSILYQHMRKCTWFHPPANEIYRKDDVSVFEVDGNVSTIYCQNLCLLAKLFLDHKTLYYDVEPFLFYVLTQNDSKGCHLVGYFSKEKHCQQKYNVSCIMILPQYQRKGYGRFLIDFSYLLSKREGQPGSPEKPLSDLGRLSYMAYWRSVVLECLHEVRDRKLTIRRLSKITGICPQDITATLQNLNMLEHRGDRLILVRREKLVSTHMARLHARPRLLEVDPDCLRWTPVIVANPVVSDEDGDGDDDEDEEEDGEKENNKDMKSNRKSSPLPWNTRVDKEDNEEKKCFPTFPKNQSSLPSSPIRNSLPSPEATPLQANGERRGRGRPPKNWPWGKVKDQPRPGPGRPRKTRPKEDDDEEYPSQNKMTPVSLSPSPLFASEKEPNCTERLFGASRHSAIPPPRNRGRPARKRGGPKRRLNEESGDDVPSLTTAPRLSESPVPHSCSSESSEDDDDDDDYNEEMGTRSPPILTKPTLGLKSKLPRKRRIRQRSHPHSSVVTETISETTEVLDEPFVDSDSERPMPRLEEETPFGHSLRCYPPARKHLDSTLKMIRPTNLSESDEDDHTPVLKPVSGLRRPETAALEGEEPSTVTPEVPLKKKKGWPKGKSRKPQHWKKGPGRKPGSGTTNQVADTGLTAQSSEETPRQSVQSKPGRKRRNYYPQQTKDEGARAELDRSHLSQLQLEKPEDRTFKRRPLTSDFDCEKHKDSEEEGIFPQQTREQPKPRRRGRPPKKANLEPPVSKPAPVSEPEEEEEEDQTWSEEKPSRSPSCNLSQVSGPRVPQNRDGDMADQEEDEEREDEDHNNSGSRRTGAISGSGSRRSDDHDADDEGDGRLEEKSDSGKRRKNQDSEDDDDEELEDGEEEPSSPPRSPPVKEEPQSGEGFLDMQESGSREYIHKQEVVEDEDEEDEVREVKTRSVDSQDERRRRELEESAAAAAAVETVTSIAIPSDSPHMQSMDSKSDLLMETGHPHANSEFKDELSHHPHDHHHSSELDLETVQAVQSLTQGEAQDEEAEPHGAYQDCEETLAACRTLQNYSHGEGEEESLAMVEDCGASQHSSPMPNPPMPPLASQSVRSVNSPGMTPGPLETGPGVSGPAGGNGGGYTQITPEHPSSLSAPSLQNMETSPMMDVPSVSDHSQQVVDSGFSDLGSIESTTENYDNPSSYDSTMGGGGGSGGNSGSGSSMSVTVAAVSSASSSSSTPSSSSQGNSCSFVSTPGMSSSSASVGSQLAMGSCSLIQQAGPGPGPNGGPGSTSGSTVPQPPPPPPPPSANTPGCGIKSPQSCVIERPPSASQQQQQKKVPQQQQPPNPQPQPAPSAPPPPPPQQQALSQCSMGNSFASTPMIMEIPESAGSGGSGRSIYDRMGQDFGAGSYAQPSATFSLAKLQQLTNTIMDPHAMSYSHSAAVTSYATSATLPNPSLAQLTSSPHPPLPQAQATMTPPPNLSSSSMNLGTSLIQCNMPGANIGLPPPPHTQRLQGQMATVKGHISIRSKASQIQAGSPHQQQIYGRSSMQGSPRTLAVQRGMMTNLMPTPAAYNSMNMNPLNAAMSAGYRMPQPMMNSGYHSNYMNQPAQYPMQMQMGMMGGQAYPQQPMQPNHHGNMMYAGPSHHSYAGVPKQSPYMSR; encoded by the exons cccgTGGCCGAGCCCATCCCCATCTGCAGCTTCTGTTTGGGGACCAAGGAGCAGAATCGGGTCAAAGAGCCGGAGGAGCTCATCTCCTGCGCCGACTGCGGAAACAGCG GTCATCCGTCCTGTCTGAAGTTCTCCCCGGAGCTGACGGCTCGAGTTAAAGCTCTGTGGTGGCAGTGCATCGAGTGTAAAACCTGCAGCAGCTGTCAGGACCAGGGCAAAAACGCG gaaaaTCTGTTGTTGTGTGACTCCTGCGATCGAGGTTTCCACATGGAGTGTTGTGACCCCCCACTGACACGAATGCCGAAAG GTATGTGGATCTGTCAGATCTGCAGGCCGAGGAAAAAGGGACGAAACGTCTTGCACGAAAAAGCAGCACAAATCAAGCGGCGGTACAACGCCCCCCTGAGTCGACAGAAGGGCAG acatatcaatagatgtgagattcttctgtggaaaaa GCCGGGTCGCCCCTTTAAGAAACTTCGAGGGAGTGGGCGTGGCCGACGGCGGCGAGGCCCTGGAGCGAGTCACTCACGAGGCTCTGCCTCCCCTCACTCGTCCTCGAGTTCGTCGTGCGACGGTTACCTGGGTGAAGGTTACCCAGGCGACGACCGGCTGCTGTTCTCGCGGCGGGATGACGAGGACGAGTCTCAGGGCGCGGCACGCTTCAACAGGAAGACCAAAGGGCTGATCGACGCCCTGAGTAAGTTTTTCACTCCGTCACCGGACGGACGCAAATCCCGCACCGAGTCGCTCGACTACGCAGAGCAGCACCGCATCCGCAAGAAGAGCGGCCGGAAATCAGACGCGCACCAGCGCGCAGGGG ACAATCAAGATTGTAGCGATGATTGGAAGGAGGACGAGGAGAAGCTGCCGGGACACGAGAACCTGACGGAGAAGGACATGGAACTTTTCAGACACATCCAGGAGCTGGCACTACAG AAAGTCGGTGTGACGGGGCCTCCTGACCCACAGATGCGCTGTCCCGCCGTCATCGAGTTCGGGAAGTACGAGATCCAGACGTGGTACTCGTCACCGTACCCTCAGGAGTACAGCAG ACTTCCTAAGCTGTACCTGTGTGAGTTCTGCCTGCGCTACATGAAGAGCCGCAGCATCCTGTACCAGCACATGCGCAAGTGCACGTGGTTTCACCCGCCCGCCAACGAGATCTACAGGAAGGACGACGTCTCTGTGTTCGAG GTCGATGGGAACGTCAGCACAATATACTGTCAAAACCTCTGTCTGCTCGCCAAGCTCTTTCTGGATCACAAGACTCTGTACTACGACGTGGAACCGTTCCTTTTTTACGTGCTCACGCAGAACGACTCCAAGGGGTGTCATCTGGTCGGATACTTCTCCAAG GAGAAACATTGCCAGCAAAAGTACAACGTGTCCTGCATCATGATTCTTCCACAGTACCAGCGCAAGGGCTACGGACGCTTCCTCATCGACTTCA gtTACCTGCTGTCTAAGCGGGAAGGCCAGCCCGGTTCTCCAGAGAAGCCTCTGTCCGATCTGGGCCGCCTCTCCTACATGGCTTACTGGCGGAGCGTCGTGCTCGAGTGCCTACACGAGGTACGAGACCGAAAGCTCACCATCCGCCGCCTCAGCAAGATCACCGGCATCTGTCCTCAGGACATCACGGCCACGCTGCAGAATCTAAACATGCTGGAGCACCGAGGGGATCG GCTGATTCTGGTTCGCAGGGAAAAGCTGGTGTCGACTCACATGGCCCGTCTCCATGCCCGACCTCGGCTCCTGGAAGTCGACCCGGACTGCCTACGGTGGACACCCGTCATTGTCGCCAACCCAGTTGTGTCTGACGAAGATGGGGATGGAGATGACGACGAGGACGAAGAAGAGgacggagagaaagaaaacaacaaagac ATGAAATCAAATCGCAAAAGTTCCCCGCTGCCATGGAATACAAGAGTAGACAAGGAGGATAACGAAGAAAAAAAGTGCTTCCCAACATTCCCCAAGAATCAAAGCTCTCTGCCTTCATCCCCCATACGCAACAGTCTCCCAAGCCCTGAAGCCACACCTCTTCAAGCAAATGGGGAGCGTCGGGGTCGCGGACGGCCTCCTAAAAACTGGCCGTGGGGCAAAGTCAAGGATCAACCTCGTCCCGGACCGGGACGGCCCCGGAAAACCAGGCCCAAAGAGGATGATGACGAAGAATATCCATCTCAAAACAAAATGACACCGGTATCCTTGTCTCCATCTCCTCTCTTCGCTTCTGAGAAGGAGCCGAACTGCACTGAGCGGCTATTTGGGGCTTCAAGGCACTCTGCAATCCCTCCCCCACGCAACAGAGGGCGCCCCGCACGGAAAAGGGGAGGCCCCAAGCGTAGGCTGAACGAGGAGTCGGGGGATGACGTGCCCTCGTTAACCACGGCACCTAGGCTGAGCGAGTCGCCGGTCCCTCATTCCTGCTCGAGTGAAAGCAGTGaggatgacgatgatgacgatgactACAATGAAGAGATGGGTACCCGCTCCCCTCCTATTCTTACCAAGCCAACGTTAGGGCTCAAAAGCAAG ctCCCACGGAAAAGGCGCATACGTCAGCGTAGCCACCCACACAGCAGTGTGGTGACGGAAACCATTTCTGAGACTACAGAAGTTCTCGATGAGCCATTTGTAGACTCGGATTCCGAGAGACCCATGCCCCGGTTAGAGGAGGAGACGCCGTTTGGCCATAGCCTCCGCTGTTACCCACCTGCTCGCAAACACTTGGACTCTACGCTTAAAATGATTCGCCCTACCAATCTCTCGGAGTCTGATGAGGATG ATCACACTCCTGTGCTGAAACCAGTCAGTGGCCTGAGAAGGCCAGAGACTGCGGCATTAGAAGGAGAGGAGCCCTCTACTGTGACGCCGGAGGTCcctttgaagaagaagaaaggctgGCCTAAGGGAAAGAGCCGTAAGCCGCAGCACTGGAAAAAGGGCCCTGGGAGAAAGCCGGGAAGTGGGACGACCAACCAGGTTGCCGACACCGGTTTGACAGCCCAGTCCTCGGAGGAAACTCCCAGACAAAGCGTTCAGAGCAAACCAGGCAGAAAGCGTCGGAATTATTACCCACAGCAGACCAAGGATGAGGGTGCCCGAGCAGAGCTGGACAGAAGCCACTTGTCTCAATTACAGTTAGAAAAGCCAGAGGACCGAACCTTCAAGAGGAGACCTCTGACGTCAGACTTCGACTGTGAAAAGCACAAGGACTCTGAGGAGGAAGGCATTTTCCCTCAACAAACGAGAGAACAGCCTAAACCCAGGAGACGAGGCCGACCACCGAAAAAAGCAAACCTCGAGCCCCCTGTTTCCAAACCTGCACCCGTTTCTGAgccggaggaggaggaggaggaggatcaAACATGGTCTGAAGAGAAGCCAAGCCGTTCACCTTCTTGCAACTTATCCCAGGTATCCGGCCCCCGAGTCCCTCAGAACAGAGATGGTGACATGGCGGACcaagaggaggatgaggaaagAGAGGATGAGGATCATAACAACTCGGGCAGCAGGAGGACAGGGGCTATATCTGGCTCAGGAAGCCGGCGAAGCGATGATCACGATGCGGATGATGAAGGAGATGGTCGCTTGGAGGAGAAAAGTGATTCTGGCAAGAGGAGAAAAAACCAGGACTCCGAGGATGATGACGATGAAGAGCTAGAAGATGGGGAGGAGGAACCATCATCTCCTCCTCGATCACCGCCTGTTAAAGAAGAACCGCAGAGTGGGGAAGGTTTTTTAGACATGCAGGAGAGTGGGTCACGGGAGTACATCCACAAGCAGGAAGTGGTggaagatgaggatgaggaagacGAGGTCCGAGAGGTAAAGACCCGCTCGGTTGACTCCCAGGATGAAAGGCGGCGACGGGAGCTGGAGGAATCTGCAGCTGCAGCTGCTGCAGTTGAGACTGTGACCTCCATTGCAATTCCTTCTGATTCACCACACATGCAGTCAATGGATAGCAAATCTGACCTGCTGATGGAGACAGGACACCCTCATGCAAACTCTGAATTCAAGGACGAGTTGAGCCACCATCCGCATGACCACCACCACAGCAGTGAGTTGGACCTCGAGACAGTCCAGGCTGTCCAGTCCCTTACACAAGGAGAGGCCCAGGATGAGGAAGCTGAGCCACACGGCGCTTACCAGGACTGCGAGGAGACACTAGCTGCCTGCCGAACCCTGCAGAACTATAGCCATggggagggagaggaggaatCTCTTGCCATGGTGGAAGACTGTGGTGCCTCTCAACATAGTAGCCCCATGCCCAACCCTCCCATGCCCCCTTTAGCCAGTCAATCTGTACGTTCCGTCAACAGCCCAGGAATGACTCCAGGACCTCTTGAAACGGGACCAGGTGTGTCTGGTCCAGCAGGTGGAAACGGTGGAGGCTACACCCAAATAACTCCAGAGCACCCTAGCTCGCTTTCTGCACCATCGTTGCAGAACATGGAGACGTCACCCATGATGGACGTGCCGTCCGTGTCAGACCATTCTCAACAGGTGGTGGACAGTGGTTTCAGTGACTTGGGCAGCATCGAGAGTACCACAGAGAACTATGACAACCCCAGTAGTTATGACTCCACTATGGGCGGAGGAGGTGGCAGTGGGGGGAACAGTGGAAGTGGAAGCAGCATGTCTGTTACGGTGGCAGCTGTCTCGTCTGCATCTTCTTCATCGTCCACTCCATCCTCTTCCTCACAAGGCAATAGCTGTTCCTTTGTGTCCACCCCTGGTATGTCGTCTTCCAGTGCTTCTGTGGGATCTCAACTTGCTATGGGCAGCTGCAGCTTGATTCAGCAGGCTGGTCCTGGTCCAGGTCCAAATGGTGGTCCTGGCTCGACTAGTGGTAGTACTGTCCCTcaaccaccacctccacctcctccaccctCAGCTAACACCCCAGGCTGTGGCATCAAGTCCCCCCAAAGCTGTGTAATTGAAAGGCCTCCAAGTGCaagccagcagcagcagcaaaagAAGGTTCCTCAACAGCAGCAACCGCCAAACCCTCAGCCCCAGCCTGCACCTTCAGCAcccccacctcctcctcctcagcagCAGGCGCTTTCCCAATGCAGCATGGGAAATAGCTTCGCTTCCACGCCCATGATCATGGAGATTCCTGAGAGTGCAGGAAGTGGCGGAAGTGGTCGAAGCATTTACGACCGAATGGGCCAGGACTTTGGTGCAGGCAGCTATGCTCAACCGTCAGCCACTTTCAGCTTGGCCAAACTCCAGCAGCTTACCAACACAATCATGGACCCTCACGCCATGTCTTACTCTCACTCTGCTGCCGTCACGTCTTATGCCACAAGCGCCACTTTGCCCAATCCCAGCTTGGCGCAGCTTACTTCTTCCCCCCATCCTCCTCTGCCTCAGGCTCAGGCAACCATGACTCCACCTCCCAATCTCAGCTCTAGCTCCATGAACCTTGGCACTTCCTTAATCCAGTGCAACATGCCAGGAGCCAACATCGGCCTACCTCCTCCACCCCACACCCAGCGCCTTCAGGGTCAAATGGCCACTGTGAAAGGCCACATCTCTATTCGCTCCAAGGCTTCCCAAATCCAGGCCGGTTCCCCACACCAGCAGCAGATCTATGGCCGAAGCTCAATGCAAGGGTCCCCACGAACCCTGGCAGTGCAACGAGGCATGATGACGAACCTCATGCCCACTCCGGCTGCTTACAACTCCATGAACATGAACCCGCTCAACGCAGCCATGTCAGCCGGCTACCGCATGCCCCAGCCCATGATGAACAGCGGGTACCACAGCAACTACATGAACCAGCCTGCCCAGTACCCCATGCAAATGCAGATGGGCATGATGGGCGGTCAGGCCTATCCACAGCAGCCTATGCAGCCCAATCACCATGGCAACATGATGTACGCCGGTCCCTCGCACCACAGCTACGCCGGTGTCCCCAAACAGTCGCCTTACATGAGCAGATGA